Sequence from the Panicum virgatum strain AP13 chromosome 5N, P.virgatum_v5, whole genome shotgun sequence genome:
TCTTGTGTTTGTCTCCTTTCCATTCCCGGTAAAAATTCAGTTGATCATGGTCCATTTATTTGAATTCGGTACGATTTAAAATACATTTACCTTACGACATCAACAGGGTCTATAGGATTAAAATTTTCATTAGAAGTATGAATTTCTAAAAAAGACAATTTTCTATTTTAGAACTATTTTTTATGTTGAATCTGGTGATACTTTCATTACTTTGTTCGTCTATGTATTTTTGTATGGTCAGTCAATGTTTAAAAAGCTTGGAAGGAAGAATCATTTGATGGCATATATTTTGAACCAAAACGAGCATGAGATCATCGACTTTATTTCGATTTATATTTGACATATTAGCTCATTAGTATAATTAATTCCACATAAGATAATAAGAAAAAATATTGAAGACATTGATGCCACTTATTAATTACAGCACGGTTGAATAAATCGGTATCCTACTGCCTATCCTAACAAGAGAGTGTCAAATTATTGGGCGTTTCCACTCATAAAGCAAGCGTTGTTGAGAGAAAAtatcatcttttagatctccaAGAGTTGCGACAAAATAAACAGCTTTATGAAAGATGTATGTTTGCCACATAAGACGATGGGCATGACAATCGTGTCACCATTGGCTCGCTGCCCCTCCCTCGTGTCCATGCTGGTGGATCGTCTTACTTCAATAGgctcaccccaaaccctaaatgCAGGAAAGGAAACAAGAACAGAAGTGTCCAAAAGAGAGGTAAACATCAATCACTATACTATGATTTACCTTGGATCAGATTTGGTTGTAAAAATGCTATGACCAAATTAATTGAAACTAATCGGTTGTAGGGTGTGTATCTTATACGTAATTTTTTGAAGTTCCATCTATATTTGATCCTCACATGTCAACTACCCAATCAATACTACTCTCTCCGTCCCTAAATAACTGTCATTCTCGCTTCCCgagaaataaatttaattaattttgtatAAAAAATTATTAACATTTATAATACATAATTAATACCATTAGATAGAtcttttaatctagttttttaataaatttatttggagacaCAAATGTTGCACGTATTTTCTACAAATCGAGTCAAATTTGTGGCACGCACACCCAAAACGATAAATAATAAGGGACATAGGGAGTATGTATGAACCAAAAGGATAAAGAGGTGAACAAATCTTTGTGCGTTTTTTTCAAACTAGTCGGTTGTGGGTTTTCTTTTGGCAAaagatttcctttttcttcttctgacgAAAAAAACAAATGAAGGGTTTGGATTACTGTTCTGTTATAAAAGTCAATATGACCAAATACCGCGCGTGCTTCAGGTCGGCATCTCCATCGCCGTCACCGCTTAATTAGAAGGAGGAGATCTCTCGCGGACGGCGGTCGGCCGGAATATGCTCGTCGGACTGCGAACGATTCGCCTGCTGGACGCCACTAAAATAAAATTCCTCATGAGTCATGATGGCCTCACGAGGTTGGGTGAAGTCAATCAGCGCGCGTGGGCGACACGGGCGGACGCAGAGCCTCCCGCGGCCGCAAGCCCCTTCCCATCGCCCCCTCGCCGCGACGCCGCAGGAGCCTGCTGCCGAAAGTCTGCGTGGCCcacgaggagggcggcggcggggcagcccTTCTCCTCCCATTCAcctggcgggcgcgggcgcaagggGTGCTGGGGGGCTCACCGCCGGGCGGGCGGTGACGGCGCTGGCGGCTCCGGCGAGGCCGGATCCGGGGCCTCCATGGCCGGATCTGGCGGCCGCGGTGGTGGATTTGTGGGGGAGGCGCGGTCCGCGACGGCGTCGGCTGACTCCAGGAGGAGGTGCGGCCAGGCTCCTTCGTCTGCTCTGCTGCGCGAAGCGTGGGGGGCCGACGCGGTGGGTGTGCCGGCGGCGCCAAGGCGACGTGGCCGGAGGTGGCCAGCCTGGTCTGGCCGGctgcgccgtggaggtgctggcCGGCGACGACTAGGCGCGGCAGTCAGTGGCACCATGGCGGCGTGGCTAGCTTCGCCAGGGCTCCGGTGAGCAAGTCTTACCTGCTCGCAGCACCTTGGGGTTGGCGTCGGCGAGCTGCGTCGTCAGGATGGCGTCCGGGTGGCGTTCGGGTGGTGGTTGGCTGCGGTGGTGTAGTGTCTTTGGTGCCACGTGCTGCTCCTTCGGAGGGGGTGGCTGCCGACGTAGCTGTGCGGCTGCCATGCGCAGCTGGCGCGTCGACACCCCTCTGGAGGCGCAGTCTTGGGGCGGCGCAACTTCGACGACAATGGTGGATGACATTTGGGTCTTCGGGGCCTAGCGCTTTGGGCGGGAGGGGGAGGTACCTTTGGGCGAAAGtctcgacgacggcgacgcccgtggGCGCCGTTTCCCGTTGGGGGCGTCGTGTTTCCTCCCCTCTAGCATTTTTCCTCCAGGGGTGAAAATCCTGTTCAAGTCCTCTTGGACATGCGACGGTGACGCTTTCTGCGCCATGCCCTTTCTGAAGGCGTCGTACCTGGAAGTCGTTATGGCCTCGACGTTTATTGTCTTTGGTGGTCGCCCTTCACCTCTCGGCGGCTATCTGGCGGGCGGGGCCTATTCCTGCGACGTGAAGTCGGAGCTGCTGCGTCAGGGGATATAGCTGGGCAACGATTACACGGGCGGGTTGTTCTTCGTCCCTGGGAGTTGCTGCAAGTGTGTTTGGGCGGTCACCAGGGGCGGGGCTTTGGTTCGCGGTAGGAAGTCGGAGCTGCTCTGCGCACCGCGTTTAAGCTCGGCAAAGATGACCTACGTGGCCTCGGTCTTTTGCCAGTTTgtccggtggtggtggtggtcgtcTAGGAAGTCGGAGCTGTTGGATTATCCAACTCGGCAACGATGACTCAATGTAGTGGTGTGTTGTGCTGTGCCACGGCACTTGGGTGGATTAGTCATCCAGAGTGGTTTGACTAACCTTTTTTTAATTAAAACTTCTATTCCTTCTTAATTGAGACTCTTGCCATTTGCTTAAAAAAAACGGCCTCACAAACTCACCCAAGAAGATTCCGTCTCATCCAGATCACACGCCCACCTAACCCACGCCCCAGATGACGAGGTAGCCGCCAGTGCCACTGCCAGTCCGCGCTCGTGCTCTCGGATCTCGGACGGAAGCCGTCGCACCAGTAGCCCAGCGAGTGAGCCCGCGCGGCGGAATCCCCGACCCGAGCGATCCGCCATGCGGCCGCGGCTGGTGCTTTTCGGCGACTCCATCACCGAGCAGTCCTTCCAGTCCGGCGGATGGGGGGCCGCGCTCACCGACCTCTTCGCCCGCCAGGTACGCGCGCGTTCctcgctgccggcgccggctcCGGTGGCCCGCCGTGAACTGACCGTCCCGCCCTTTGGTCCAGGCGGACGTGGTGCTGCGCGGCCTCAGCGGGTACAACACGCGGTGGGCGCTCAAGGTGCTGCCGCGGGCCATGGAGGGCGCGGCGGACCCGGCGGCCGTCACCGTCTTCTTCGGCGCCAACGACGCCTCGCTGCCCGACCAGGTGCAGGCGCACCAGAACGTGCCGCTCGACGAGTACCAGACCAACCTCCGCGCCATCTGCGGCTACTTCAAGGTTGCAATCAGTTTCAGTTGCTGTATGGGCTTGCTTCGCCATGTGACTCTCGGATTCGGATATGTTGGATTCTTGGCTCACGTGTCCGTTGCTTGGTTCTTCGATCGCAGGAGCGATGGCCCTCCACTGCTATCATACTCATCACTCCGCCACCGATTTATGAGCCAGCGAGAATCcggtaaataaataaataaatccacTTTTGAAGATACTACAAATGGATGGAATAAATCCACCGG
This genomic interval carries:
- the LOC120672273 gene encoding GDSL esterase/lipase At5g45920-like, yielding MRPRLVLFGDSITEQSFQSGGWGAALTDLFARQADVVLRGLSGYNTRWALKVLPRAMEGAADPAAVTVFFGANDASLPDQVQAHQNVPLDEYQTNLRAICGYFKERWPSTAIILITPPPIYEPARIRDIYGVDDPSRQAERTNEAAGSYAQACMAVAKELGHPVIDIWTKMQEFPDWQTSALSDGLHFTPTGNKILFDEVVKTLASIGFSESLPSDLPLYHDIDPKDPMQAFGA